ATTACCTCGAAAATCGAGCACCCGGCGGTATTGGAATCTTTTGAATTTTTGGAAGAGCAGGGTTACGAGACGACTTATCTTTCGGTCGATAACCACGGTTTTGTCGATCCCGATGACCTGAAAAAGGCGATACGTCCGGATACAATCCTGGTTTCAATCATGTATGCCAACAATGAGGTCGGATCGGTTCAGCCCATCAAAGACCTGGCCTCGATTTGCAAGCAGAAGGGTGTGATATTTCATACCGATGCTGTTCAGGCGGCGGGTAAAATCCCGATCGATCTCGCTTCCGAACCTATCGATTTGATGTCGACTTC
The window above is part of the Candidatus Zixiibacteriota bacterium genome. Proteins encoded here:
- a CDS encoding aminotransferase class V-fold PLP-dependent enzyme yields the protein MAKRIYLDHNSTTPVDPRVIEAMLPYYRECWGNASSLHQFGRQAKAGLEESRETIAKVFNCSPDEIYFTSGGTESDNFAIKGTAYEYSDKGKHLITSKIEHPAVLESFEFLEEQGYETTYLSVDNHGFVDPDDLKKAIRPDTILVSIMYANNEVGSVQPIKDLASICKQKGVIFHTDAVQAAGKIPIDLASEPIDLMSTS